A genome region from Nicotiana tabacum cultivar K326 chromosome 13, ASM71507v2, whole genome shotgun sequence includes the following:
- the LOC142168307 gene encoding uncharacterized protein LOC142168307, with translation MNQVTGIDYNHSLFLSPADVSGIQIISFQLTGIENYSIWNRSMRVALLDRNTLGMIDGTCSKDRFPDSMGNHWEKVNAIVLSWLMNSVAEGLLGGIMYASSTQTVWEDLAERFNKVDGSRTFNLHKEITTLTQGSASVSVYFSKLKDLWEEFEALVPAPGCDCPKSRDFVNYLLKLRLYQFLMGLNDSYSQARSQILMKTPLPTVNQAYALIVSDKSQRSIAANSGILGANPVGNFELAMYIRNGGGGQNQRFKKNFNVQCEYCKLKGHTKENCYKLVGYPQDFRQKKRGYNAAHNANILTENYNNQNQNPAEPTFIYGQNTNVINQSACGNQVSYNQGPEAVASQLGNYTFTKDQYDQIVQLLNKGGISKITNNEDSTANVTGTDTTLLVSNGSHEWIIDTDATNHMVYDTNLLNKSTIVHTVDPKKVMLPNGDVSLVTHTWASSISDTHGQVQFPTKPL, from the coding sequence ATGAATCAAGTGACAGGGATCGATTATAACCATTCACTGTTCCTCTCACCTGCAGATGTTAGCGGAATTCAAATTATCTCATTTCAGCTAACAGGTATTGAAAATTACTCTATTTGGAATAGATCTATGCGGGTTGCTCTGTTGGATAGGAACACATTAGGTATGATTGATGGTACATGCAGTAAAGATAGATTCCCAGATTCTATGGGAAATCATTGGGAAAAAGTAAATGCCATTGTTCTATCTTGGCTTATGAATTCAGTGGCCGAAGGTCTTCTTGGAGGAATTATGTATGCCTCTAGTACACAAACAGTTTGGGAAGACTTAGCCGAGAGATTTAATAAAGTTGATGGCTCAAGAACTTTTAATTTGCATAAAGAAATAACCACATTAACTCAAGGCTCTGCATCTGTCTCggtttatttttcaaaacttaaagatCTTTGGGAGGAATTTGAAGCTTTAGTCCCCGCACCTGGGTGCGATTGTCCCAAATCAAGAGATTTTGTTAACTATCTACTGAAGTTGAGGTTGTACCAGTTTTTAATGGGGTTAAATGATTCATATTCACAAGCAAGAAGCCAAATCCTAATGAAGACACCTCTACCTACTGTGAATCAGGCCTATGCCTTGATAGTGAGTGATAAAAGTCAAAGGTCTATAGCAGCCAATTCAGGAATTCTTGGAGCTAATCCTGTAGGTAACTTTGAACTTGCTATGTATATCAGAAATGGTGGAGGTGGACAAAATCAAAGGTTCAAGAAGAACTTTAATGTTCAATGTGAATATTGCAAATTGAAAGGCCATACAAAAGAAAACTGTTATAAACTTGTAGGGTATCCTCAAGATTTCAGACAGAAAAAAAGAGGGTATAATGCTGCTCACAATGCTAATATTCTGACTGAGAATTATAACAACCAGAATCAAAACCCTGCAGAACCTACATTTATATATGGTCAGAATACTAATGTCATAAATCAGTCTGCTTGTGGAAATCAAGTATCCTATAATCAAGGACCGGAAGCAGTTGCAAGCCAATTGGGAAATTATACATTCACAAAGGACCAATATGATCAGATTGTTCAGCTGTTGAACAAAGGAGGAATCTCAAAAATTACCAACAATGAAGATTCAACTGCAAATGTAACAGGTACTGATACAACATTATTGGTTTCAAATGGTTCACATGAATGGATTATAGACACTGATGCAACCAACCATATGGTATATGATACTAACCTTCTGAATAAGTCTACAATAGTTCATACAGTCGATCCTAAGAAGGTTATGTTACCCAATGGTGATGTGTCTCTAGTCACACACACATGGGCAAGTTCAATTTCTGACACACATGGGCAAGTTCAATTTCCGACAAAACCACTATAA